A genome region from Thermomonospora amylolytica includes the following:
- a CDS encoding phospholipid carrier-dependent glycosyltransferase, with translation MSRSAATGVDGDPSWRALPARVRALIGRHPAFSVIIAIAVLVRLAAMLAYRPAVFFNDSFDYLHAALDPYPHPLRPSGYSFLLLALEPLHSFAVVAAVQHLMGLATGVMIYALLRRRFGLPGWGAALAAAPVLLDAYQIQLEHLVLSDAPFIFWVTAAVTLLLWNERPGPKAAAGVGLLVAAAWLTRSVGLPVLLGICVFMVLRRVGWRTIAVTLAACALPVAAYMGWYSQVHGKFAMTESNGVFLFARAYKFADCRKIPDLTVDEQQLCVLPDNKLPNSQDGIWDRRSPLKRVVDMRFGPRQNEIAGGFSRKAIVAQPGDYATVVAGDFFRTFRWEREVFPDLKTYRLYEFEKSPQPLPTWSMDADSTAADVADEYERGSAQPRVVEPFGHLVRVYQDHVYLRGTMVGVLLLVGLAGMAPLWRRFGGAAFLPWTLATGLLLAPAATAEFDYRYVLPAVPLASLAAGMAFAGPLGAASSRRRARREAAAGVDAGAREGTPERPAVASSS, from the coding sequence TTGAGCAGATCGGCGGCCACCGGGGTGGACGGTGATCCGTCCTGGCGCGCCCTGCCGGCGCGGGTGCGGGCACTGATCGGGCGGCATCCGGCGTTCAGTGTGATCATCGCCATAGCGGTGCTGGTGCGGCTGGCGGCGATGCTGGCCTACCGGCCGGCGGTGTTCTTCAACGACAGCTTCGACTACCTGCACGCCGCACTGGACCCCTATCCCCATCCGCTGCGTCCCTCCGGGTACTCGTTCCTGCTGCTGGCCCTGGAGCCGCTGCACAGCTTCGCGGTGGTGGCCGCCGTCCAGCACCTGATGGGGCTGGCCACCGGCGTGATGATCTACGCGCTGCTGCGGCGCAGGTTCGGGCTGCCCGGGTGGGGCGCGGCGCTGGCCGCCGCCCCCGTCCTGTTGGACGCCTACCAGATCCAGCTGGAGCACCTGGTGCTGTCGGACGCGCCGTTCATCTTCTGGGTGACGGCCGCGGTGACGCTGCTGCTGTGGAACGAGCGGCCCGGCCCGAAGGCCGCCGCCGGGGTGGGGCTGCTGGTGGCGGCGGCGTGGCTGACCCGGTCGGTCGGCCTGCCGGTGCTGCTGGGGATCTGCGTGTTCATGGTGCTGCGGCGGGTCGGCTGGCGGACGATCGCGGTGACGCTGGCGGCCTGCGCGCTGCCGGTGGCCGCGTACATGGGCTGGTACTCCCAGGTGCACGGCAAGTTCGCGATGACCGAGAGCAACGGGGTGTTCCTGTTCGCCCGGGCCTACAAGTTCGCCGACTGCCGCAAGATCCCGGACCTGACGGTCGACGAGCAGCAGCTGTGCGTGCTGCCGGACAACAAGCTGCCCAACTCCCAGGACGGCATCTGGGACCGGCGGTCCCCGCTCAAGCGGGTGGTGGACATGCGGTTCGGGCCCCGGCAGAACGAGATCGCCGGGGGCTTCTCCCGCAAGGCGATCGTGGCGCAGCCGGGCGACTACGCGACCGTGGTGGCCGGGGACTTCTTCCGGACGTTCCGCTGGGAGCGCGAGGTGTTCCCGGACCTGAAGACCTACCGGCTGTACGAGTTCGAGAAGTCGCCGCAGCCGCTGCCGACCTGGTCGATGGACGCCGACTCCACCGCCGCCGACGTGGCCGACGAGTACGAGCGGGGGTCGGCGCAGCCCCGGGTGGTCGAGCCGTTCGGGCACCTCGTCCGGGTCTACCAGGACCACGTGTACCTGCGCGGCACGATGGTCGGGGTGCTGCTGCTGGTGGGGCTGGCGGGGATGGCCCCGCTGTGGCGGCGGTTCGGCGGGGCGGCGTTCCTGCCGTGGACGCTGGCGACGGGGCTGCTGCTGGCGCCGGCGGCGACCGCCGAGTTCGACTACCGGTACGTGCTGCCGGCGGTGCCGCTGGCGTCGCTGGCCGCGGGCATGGCGTTCGCCGGTCCGCTGGGGGCCGCGTCGTCGCGGCGGCGGGCGCGCCGGGAGGCCGCCGCCGGCGTGGACGCGGGAGCGCGGGAGGGCACGCCGGAACGGCCCGCCGTCGCCTCGTCGTCCTGA
- a CDS encoding dolichyl-phosphate-mannose--protein mannosyltransferase, translating to MKSTREDRALEAPEPREQSEHHGQAQPVRARVVRLRDWLAPAVPEGRVWGWVLPLLVTAFAGFLRFDRLAVPNAVVFDETYYAKDSLALLEFGWEHNAVKDADRMLIEQGPNADIWGEGPAFIAHPPAGKWMIAVGEWLFQATPFGWRFMPALIGTLSVLILCRVGRRMTGSTLLGCAAGFLLAVDGLAFVASRTALLDVFVMFWVLAAFACLVIDRDVSRRRLADLVERDGATTPLGPFVMHWWRIPAGICLGLACATKWTGLYYVAAFGIMVVLWDMGARRAARIRNPYAGAVLLDGLPAFVLLVPLAGVVYLASWWGWIFRPGGWGRGPVADNPLLRPLEALPDLWNYHKEIFGFHNGLSTPHTYQSWPWDWPILRRPVAFYYTEPQAGCDAGRCAKEILGIGTPAFWWGALIALSALVVLWLVRRDWRAGAILAGYLAGWLPWFVPAFRDRTMFLFYATPMLPFMALAVALALGLLIGPARPRPVSLAKNPQVVPSEQRRVVGAAVAGAYLLLVLVNFAYLYPVLAAKVIPFGDWDARIWFDSWI from the coding sequence TTGAAGTCGACGAGGGAGGACCGCGCGTTGGAGGCCCCCGAGCCGCGCGAGCAGAGCGAGCACCATGGGCAGGCCCAGCCGGTGCGCGCCAGGGTCGTCAGGCTGCGGGACTGGCTGGCCCCGGCGGTGCCGGAGGGCCGGGTCTGGGGCTGGGTCCTGCCGCTGCTGGTGACGGCGTTCGCGGGGTTCCTGCGGTTCGACCGGCTCGCGGTGCCGAACGCGGTGGTGTTCGACGAGACCTACTACGCCAAGGACTCGCTGGCGCTGCTGGAGTTCGGCTGGGAGCACAACGCGGTCAAGGACGCCGACCGCATGCTGATCGAGCAGGGGCCGAACGCCGACATCTGGGGCGAGGGGCCGGCGTTCATCGCCCATCCCCCGGCCGGCAAGTGGATGATCGCGGTCGGCGAGTGGCTGTTCCAGGCCACCCCGTTCGGCTGGCGGTTCATGCCGGCGCTGATCGGGACGCTGTCGGTGCTGATCCTGTGCCGGGTGGGCCGCCGGATGACCGGCTCGACGCTGCTGGGCTGCGCGGCCGGGTTCCTGCTGGCCGTCGACGGGCTGGCGTTCGTGGCCAGCCGGACGGCGCTGCTGGACGTCTTCGTGATGTTCTGGGTGCTGGCGGCGTTCGCGTGCCTGGTGATCGACCGGGACGTGTCCCGGCGCAGGCTGGCCGACCTGGTGGAGCGGGACGGGGCGACGACGCCGCTGGGGCCGTTCGTGATGCACTGGTGGCGGATCCCGGCCGGGATCTGCCTGGGGCTGGCCTGCGCCACCAAGTGGACCGGGCTGTACTACGTCGCCGCGTTCGGGATCATGGTGGTGCTGTGGGACATGGGCGCCCGCCGCGCCGCCCGGATCCGCAACCCCTACGCCGGGGCGGTCCTGCTGGACGGGCTCCCGGCGTTCGTGCTGCTGGTGCCGCTGGCGGGCGTGGTCTACCTGGCGTCGTGGTGGGGGTGGATCTTCCGGCCGGGCGGCTGGGGACGCGGCCCGGTGGCCGACAACCCGCTGCTGCGGCCGCTGGAGGCCCTGCCGGACCTGTGGAACTACCACAAGGAGATCTTCGGCTTCCACAACGGGCTCTCCACGCCGCACACCTACCAGTCGTGGCCGTGGGACTGGCCGATCCTGCGCCGGCCGGTGGCGTTCTACTACACCGAGCCGCAGGCCGGGTGCGACGCCGGCCGGTGCGCCAAGGAGATCCTCGGCATCGGCACCCCGGCGTTCTGGTGGGGGGCGCTGATCGCGCTGTCGGCGCTGGTCGTGCTGTGGCTGGTGCGGCGGGACTGGCGGGCCGGGGCGATCCTGGCGGGCTACCTGGCGGGCTGGCTGCCGTGGTTCGTGCCGGCGTTCCGCGACCGCACGATGTTCCTGTTCTACGCCACGCCGATGCTGCCGTTCATGGCGCTGGCGGTGGCGCTGGCGCTGGGCCTGCTGATCGGCCCGGCCCGGCCGCGCCCGGTCAGCCTGGCCAAGAACCCGCAGGTCGTGCCCTCGGAGCAGCGGCGGGTCGTGGGAGCGGCGGTCGCCGGGGCCTACCTGCTGCTGGTGCTGGTCAACTTCGCCTACCTGTACCCGGTGCTGGCGGCGAAGGTGATCCCGTTCGGGGACTGGGACGCCCGGATCTGGTTCGACTCCTGGATCTGA
- a CDS encoding LacI family DNA-binding transcriptional regulator, which translates to MTSRSAARPTSRDVAQLAGVSQSTVSLVLAGKWAGRVSAATAETVQEAAARLGYRPNQAARSLRLGRTRTVLLVLPTLSSPFFGALYTGAARVAAEHGFRIVVYPWPDGSGPADSPFAAPQEAIDGLLASSMAVEALSEFAGTPVVMLDSDPAGAAPTVDFDVADGMRRVARHVLGLGHRYVGHVAAGVDEWTFRSRGRALVETVVAAGGRLTRAATAIDVAAARDAAAGLLDRPERPTVLVCDDDQIAAGAYKAARTLGLEVPADVSITGFDDILLATALEPELTTVRLPAEELGAVGMATLLDLLEGGSPPSRSLPGELIVRDSTAPPP; encoded by the coding sequence GTGACGAGCCGTTCGGCCGCCCGACCGACCAGCCGGGACGTGGCGCAGCTGGCCGGGGTGTCGCAGTCCACCGTGTCGCTGGTGCTGGCCGGCAAGTGGGCGGGACGGGTATCGGCGGCCACCGCCGAGACCGTCCAGGAGGCCGCCGCCCGGCTCGGCTACCGGCCCAACCAGGCGGCCCGCAGCCTGCGGCTGGGCCGCACCCGCACGGTGCTGCTGGTGCTGCCCACGCTGTCCAGCCCGTTCTTCGGCGCGCTCTACACCGGGGCGGCGCGGGTGGCGGCCGAGCACGGCTTCCGCATCGTGGTCTATCCCTGGCCGGACGGCTCGGGGCCCGCCGACAGCCCGTTCGCCGCCCCGCAGGAGGCCATCGACGGGCTGCTGGCCTCGTCGATGGCGGTCGAGGCGCTCAGCGAGTTCGCCGGGACCCCGGTGGTGATGCTCGACAGCGACCCCGCCGGGGCGGCCCCGACGGTGGACTTCGACGTCGCCGACGGGATGCGGCGGGTGGCCCGGCACGTGCTGGGGCTGGGCCACCGGTACGTGGGGCACGTGGCCGCCGGGGTGGACGAGTGGACGTTCCGTTCGCGGGGCCGCGCGCTGGTGGAGACGGTGGTCGCGGCGGGCGGGCGGCTGACCCGGGCGGCCACGGCCATCGACGTGGCCGCCGCCCGGGACGCGGCGGCCGGCCTGCTGGACCGTCCCGAGCGGCCCACCGTGCTGGTGTGCGACGACGACCAGATCGCCGCCGGGGCCTACAAGGCGGCCCGGACGCTGGGCCTGGAGGTGCCCGCCGACGTCTCGATCACCGGGTTCGACGACATCCTGCTGGCGACCGCCCTGGAACCAGAGCTGACCACGGTCCGGCTGCCCGCCGAGGAGCTGGGCGCGGTGGGCATGGCGACCCTGCTGGACCTGCTGGAGGGCGGGAGCCCGCCGTCGCGTTCACTGCCCGGCGAACTGATCGTCCGGGACTCCACCGCTCCCCCGCCCTGA
- a CDS encoding MOSC domain-containing protein has product MTAVAELRRHPVKSMLGEDLAAAELTAAGVRGDRRWAVVDRETGRIASAKNPRLWRGLLKMAATADGDAVAITLPDGKPVHSFDPDVDRRLSEVLGRPVELVREVPAGATLERAVPEQVLAAGVAARTAVEEVPLAGGTFVDFAPVHLITTSTLAAIGAASPRGAVEAARYRPNLVIRTAGSGFVENDWVGRELAVGSEAVLRVLVCTPRCAIPTLEHGGLPRDADALRVPAERNRVVPVPELGPRPCAGVYAEVVRPGRVERGDAVRLLG; this is encoded by the coding sequence GTGACCGCCGTCGCGGAGCTGCGGCGCCATCCGGTCAAGTCGATGCTGGGCGAAGATCTCGCCGCGGCCGAGCTGACCGCCGCCGGAGTGCGCGGGGACCGGCGCTGGGCGGTGGTCGACCGGGAGACCGGCAGGATCGCCAGCGCCAAGAACCCCCGGCTGTGGCGGGGACTGCTGAAGATGGCCGCCACCGCCGACGGGGACGCCGTCGCGATCACCCTGCCCGACGGGAAGCCGGTGCACAGCTTTGATCCCGACGTCGACCGGCGGCTGTCCGAGGTGCTGGGGCGGCCGGTGGAGCTCGTCCGGGAGGTGCCCGCGGGGGCGACGCTGGAACGGGCCGTTCCCGAGCAGGTGCTGGCCGCCGGGGTGGCGGCGCGCACGGCGGTCGAGGAGGTTCCGCTGGCGGGCGGCACGTTCGTCGACTTCGCGCCGGTGCACCTGATCACCACGTCGACGCTGGCGGCGATCGGGGCGGCGAGTCCACGCGGCGCCGTGGAGGCGGCCCGCTACCGGCCCAACCTGGTGATCCGGACCGCCGGCTCGGGGTTCGTGGAGAACGACTGGGTGGGGCGTGAGCTGGCGGTCGGCTCGGAGGCGGTGCTGCGGGTCCTGGTGTGCACGCCCAGATGCGCGATCCCGACCCTGGAGCACGGCGGACTGCCCCGCGACGCGGACGCGCTGCGCGTTCCGGCCGAGCGCAACCGGGTCGTGCCGGTGCCCGAGCTGGGACCGCGTCCGTGCGCCGGCGTCTACGCCGAGGTCGTGCGCCCGGGACGGGTGGAACGCGGGGACGCGGTCCGGCTGCTCGGCTAA
- a CDS encoding MFS transporter, with amino-acid sequence MRAYATFLRLPYAARLLGGTLLGRLPNGMGALAIVLHVRAEGGGYPMAGTLAAVYGLATAAGQPVLGRAMDRLGQPRVLTASAWAAAVGFVLLALTGIDPLPLAVAAVVLAGFATPPLEAGLRALWPAVLPGPAHVRAAYALDAASQEVLFTVGPLIVVAAAALSTEAALWLTGVLGIAGTLVVTSSRPSRQWRGEPRAADWAGPLRSAGLRTILISLACAGIALGVYSVAVVAYAERIGMEAASGLLLAAMSAGALTGGLVYGARPWPGEDHRRLPWLLAGLAAGYLPLTLAPGPPIMLPLAFASGVFLAPVLACSFTLVDRLAPRGTVTEAFAWIVAAIGAGAALGSAVSGIGQDLAGVPGAFAGAGAGGLLALITCLAAHRTLHPDAPLTRPPSQVTADELH; translated from the coding sequence GTGCGCGCCTACGCGACATTCCTACGGCTGCCGTACGCCGCCAGGCTGCTGGGCGGGACGCTGCTCGGGCGGCTGCCGAACGGCATGGGCGCGCTGGCGATCGTGCTGCACGTACGGGCCGAGGGCGGCGGCTACCCGATGGCCGGGACGCTGGCCGCGGTCTACGGGCTGGCCACCGCCGCGGGCCAGCCGGTGCTCGGCCGCGCCATGGACCGGCTCGGCCAGCCCCGCGTGCTCACCGCCTCCGCCTGGGCCGCCGCCGTGGGCTTCGTGCTGCTGGCGCTGACCGGGATCGACCCGCTGCCGCTCGCGGTCGCGGCGGTGGTGCTCGCCGGCTTCGCCACCCCGCCGCTGGAGGCCGGGCTGCGCGCGCTGTGGCCCGCCGTCCTGCCCGGCCCCGCCCACGTCCGCGCCGCCTACGCGCTCGACGCGGCCTCCCAGGAGGTGCTGTTCACCGTCGGCCCGCTGATCGTGGTGGCCGCCGCCGCGCTGTCCACCGAGGCCGCGCTGTGGCTCACCGGCGTCCTCGGCATCGCCGGCACCCTCGTGGTCACCTCGTCCCGGCCGTCCCGCCAGTGGCGCGGCGAGCCGCGCGCCGCCGACTGGGCCGGGCCGCTGCGCTCGGCGGGCCTGCGCACCATCCTGATCTCCCTGGCCTGCGCGGGCATCGCCCTCGGCGTCTACAGCGTGGCGGTCGTCGCCTACGCCGAGCGGATCGGCATGGAGGCCGCCTCCGGTCTGCTGCTGGCCGCCATGTCGGCCGGTGCCCTGACCGGCGGCCTGGTGTACGGGGCCCGCCCGTGGCCGGGCGAGGACCACCGCCGCCTGCCCTGGCTGCTGGCCGGCCTGGCGGCGGGCTACCTGCCGCTGACGCTCGCCCCCGGGCCGCCGATCATGCTGCCGCTGGCGTTCGCCTCCGGCGTCTTCCTGGCCCCCGTCCTGGCCTGCAGCTTCACCCTGGTCGACCGGCTGGCCCCGCGCGGCACCGTCACCGAGGCGTTCGCCTGGATCGTCGCCGCCATCGGGGCCGGCGCCGCCCTCGGCTCCGCGGTCTCGGGCATCGGCCAGGACCTGGCGGGCGTCCCCGGCGCGTTCGCCGGTGCCGGCGCCGGCGGCCTGCTGGCCCTGATCACCTGCCTGGCCGCCCACCGCACCCTGCACCCCGACGCCCCACTCACCCGCCCCCCGTCACAGGTGACCGCGGACGAGCTCCACTGA
- the rsmI gene encoding 16S rRNA (cytidine(1402)-2'-O)-methyltransferase, with product MGTAGVGTLILAGAPIGRAQDASPRLREALADAQVIAAEDTRRLRRLAADLGVRPAGRVVSYYDQNERGRAAELVEELKAGRDVLVVTDAGMPGVSDPGYRLVTAAVEAGVPVTALPGPSAVTTALVISGLPCDRFCFEGFPPRRPGERARALARLAGEPRTMVFFEAPHRLAATLAAMAEAFGADRPAAVCRELTKTYEEIRRGPLGELAAWAEAGVKGEITIVVGGAPAPRAVTDPAELAAAVAALEREGTPRKAAIAEVAQRNDLPKRVVYDAVVAARR from the coding sequence GTGGGGACTGCGGGAGTCGGAACGCTGATCTTGGCCGGGGCGCCGATCGGCCGGGCGCAGGACGCCTCCCCCCGGCTGCGGGAGGCGCTGGCGGACGCGCAGGTGATCGCGGCCGAGGACACCCGCCGGCTGCGCCGGCTGGCCGCCGACCTCGGGGTGCGGCCCGCCGGGCGGGTGGTGTCCTACTACGACCAGAACGAGCGGGGCCGCGCCGCCGAGCTGGTCGAGGAGCTGAAGGCCGGACGGGACGTGCTGGTGGTCACCGACGCCGGCATGCCCGGGGTGTCCGACCCCGGATACCGGCTGGTGACGGCCGCGGTCGAGGCCGGCGTCCCGGTGACCGCGCTGCCCGGCCCGTCGGCGGTGACGACCGCGCTGGTGATCTCCGGGCTGCCGTGCGACCGGTTCTGCTTCGAGGGGTTCCCGCCCCGCAGGCCGGGGGAGCGCGCCCGCGCCCTGGCGCGGCTGGCCGGCGAGCCCCGCACCATGGTGTTCTTCGAGGCCCCGCACCGGCTGGCCGCCACCCTGGCGGCGATGGCCGAGGCGTTCGGCGCGGACCGGCCCGCCGCCGTCTGCCGGGAGCTGACCAAGACCTACGAGGAGATCCGGCGCGGCCCGCTCGGGGAGCTGGCGGCCTGGGCCGAGGCGGGCGTCAAGGGCGAGATCACCATCGTGGTCGGCGGCGCCCCCGCCCCCCGGGCGGTCACCGACCCCGCCGAGCTGGCCGCCGCCGTCGCCGCCCTGGAACGCGAGGGCACCCCCCGCAAGGCGGCCATCGCCGAGGTCGCGCAACGCAACGACCTGCCCAAACGGGTCGTCTACGACGCCGTCGTCGCCGCCCGCCGCTGA
- a CDS encoding DUF4132 domain-containing protein gives MEDRLPDEDVLVIPDSWLRSLHPRRGGAPVPAVTPNRRAGRVVAELIEKTGGAVETLFAGRYGDRGLAEAARRHLEGKPDPAGAAAIAAVTLLGTGGTEKVYGPFLDAWVVEHGLPFAVCALVEACRTVAMRRAAADGPWRGTWIGVERCTDRTISQAVGTEPLRRARTLLAQADEPTYEETVERLAAHRDTPAARWVVSYLVPTRLDWVNECCADPPEHAWGGDSRWLLFHSLGTADQLAALDDLFKTFCWGDCSRALLATLADGLGADALDLLVHNLDHSYPDSDERRLIFETIAVLPSDQAFGTLLERSADRYARAGLRTAVKSFPVRALRLLAAAQTADAKALLGEHVTLNPELVRSVLPELPAEVRAVVEPLTATSERVPDAPPEAVPAALTERPWENPIRPVVTGLRSPVTEVVWAEGEREEWLRSPHRVDAPEDPDWEAYAAGHQSSRRRIGLVQALVYGPVELVRPLLVEFDPHLDAYRSHVWLSLLAARFELDALPSMLRMARRDPLRLGGTLVPFRTAEVALLMGDWLAQGKKAPDAARAWLDRHGTAAVPLLVPAVLGKTAGPRRSAEHTLRHIAARHGLDDVVEAARAAHGDEAAGALESVLRAHPAQTGTAGPPKIGDWVQPATLPQVLLRGREHALPAEAVRILVEVLALPVPYRMEEIRQACDPDSLAEFGWALFAAWRDHGAPSADGWAFRQLGRTGDDETVRRLTPIIRAWPGEGGHKHAVTGLDVLTEIGTDVALMHLNGIADKVRFKGLREEARRKVGQVADALGLTAEQLADRLVPALGLDDGGRLTLDYGPRRFVVGFDEQLKPVIADEDGRPRKALPKPGAKDDPELAPAACKRFAALKKDVRTIASGQLQRMERAMTFGRTWPADEFRRYIVEHPLVWHIARRLVWLGEDGGTTTQFRIAEDRTLADVEDDAFVLPETAKVRVAHPVDLGEDAVKAWLEVFSDYALTQPFPQLTRTVHALTDEERASGRLERFEGLKVPYGDVLALVRRGWERGTPLDAGVERWISRRVADDVHVVIDLDPGFAVGALDATGDHQTLEYVWIAPEPDDYWPSRGTPLTFGLLPAAVASEVLADLTMLAEAAVAP, from the coding sequence ATGGAAGATCGGCTCCCCGACGAGGACGTTCTCGTCATCCCGGATTCGTGGCTGCGGTCCCTGCATCCCCGGCGCGGCGGCGCGCCCGTTCCCGCGGTCACACCGAACCGGCGAGCGGGTCGGGTCGTTGCCGAACTGATCGAGAAGACCGGCGGTGCCGTCGAGACGTTGTTCGCCGGCCGGTATGGGGACCGGGGATTGGCGGAGGCGGCCCGGCGGCATCTCGAGGGGAAGCCCGATCCGGCGGGGGCGGCGGCGATCGCGGCGGTCACCCTGCTGGGCACCGGAGGCACCGAGAAGGTGTACGGGCCGTTCCTCGACGCATGGGTCGTCGAGCACGGGCTGCCGTTCGCCGTCTGTGCGCTGGTGGAGGCCTGCCGGACCGTCGCGATGCGGAGGGCCGCCGCTGACGGGCCCTGGAGGGGCACCTGGATCGGGGTGGAGCGCTGCACCGACCGGACCATTTCGCAGGCGGTGGGAACGGAGCCGCTGCGCCGGGCCCGCACGCTGCTGGCGCAGGCGGACGAGCCGACCTACGAGGAGACGGTGGAGCGGCTGGCGGCCCACCGGGACACCCCGGCGGCGCGCTGGGTGGTCTCCTACCTGGTGCCGACCCGGCTCGACTGGGTGAACGAGTGCTGCGCCGACCCTCCGGAACATGCGTGGGGCGGGGACTCCAGGTGGCTGCTGTTCCACTCGCTCGGCACGGCCGACCAGCTCGCCGCTCTGGACGACTTGTTCAAAACGTTCTGCTGGGGGGACTGCTCCCGGGCGTTGCTGGCGACCCTGGCGGACGGGTTGGGCGCGGACGCGCTGGACCTCCTGGTGCACAACCTCGACCACTCGTATCCGGACAGCGATGAGCGCAGGCTCATCTTCGAGACGATCGCGGTGCTGCCGTCGGACCAGGCGTTCGGGACGCTGCTGGAACGGTCGGCGGACCGGTACGCGCGGGCCGGGCTGCGCACGGCGGTGAAGAGCTTCCCGGTGCGGGCGCTGCGCCTGCTGGCGGCGGCGCAGACGGCCGATGCCAAGGCGCTGCTGGGCGAGCACGTCACCCTCAATCCCGAGCTGGTCAGGTCGGTGCTGCCGGAACTGCCCGCCGAGGTCCGGGCGGTGGTGGAGCCGCTCACGGCGACATCGGAGCGGGTCCCGGACGCCCCGCCGGAGGCGGTGCCCGCGGCGTTGACCGAACGGCCGTGGGAGAACCCGATCCGGCCGGTCGTCACCGGCCTGCGGTCACCCGTGACGGAGGTGGTCTGGGCCGAGGGCGAGCGGGAGGAATGGCTCCGCAGCCCGCACCGCGTCGACGCTCCGGAGGACCCGGACTGGGAGGCCTACGCTGCGGGCCACCAGAGCAGCAGACGCAGGATCGGACTGGTCCAGGCGCTGGTGTACGGGCCGGTGGAGCTGGTCCGGCCGCTCCTGGTGGAGTTCGACCCCCACCTGGACGCCTACCGCAGCCATGTCTGGCTGTCGCTGCTCGCCGCCCGCTTCGAGCTGGACGCGCTGCCGTCGATGCTTCGCATGGCCAGACGGGACCCGCTGCGCCTCGGCGGCACGCTGGTGCCGTTCCGCACCGCCGAGGTCGCACTGCTGATGGGCGACTGGCTGGCCCAGGGGAAGAAGGCGCCGGACGCCGCCCGCGCCTGGCTGGACCGGCACGGGACGGCCGCGGTGCCGCTGCTGGTGCCGGCAGTGCTGGGCAAGACGGCCGGGCCACGCCGGTCGGCCGAGCACACCCTGCGCCACATCGCGGCCCGGCACGGGCTCGACGACGTGGTCGAGGCCGCGCGGGCCGCCCATGGGGACGAGGCCGCCGGCGCGCTGGAGTCGGTGCTGCGCGCCCATCCGGCGCAGACCGGCACCGCCGGTCCGCCCAAGATCGGCGACTGGGTGCAGCCCGCGACGCTGCCCCAGGTGCTGCTGCGCGGCCGGGAGCACGCCCTGCCCGCCGAGGCCGTCCGGATCCTGGTCGAGGTGCTGGCCCTGCCCGTGCCGTACCGGATGGAGGAGATCCGGCAGGCGTGCGATCCGGACTCGCTCGCGGAGTTCGGCTGGGCGCTGTTCGCGGCGTGGCGGGACCACGGCGCCCCGTCGGCGGACGGCTGGGCGTTCCGGCAGCTCGGCCGGACCGGCGACGACGAGACGGTGCGCAGGCTGACCCCGATCATCCGGGCCTGGCCCGGGGAGGGCGGGCACAAGCACGCGGTCACCGGCCTGGACGTGCTCACCGAGATCGGCACCGACGTGGCGCTGATGCACCTGAACGGCATCGCCGACAAGGTCAGGTTCAAGGGCCTGCGTGAGGAGGCCCGCCGCAAGGTCGGCCAGGTCGCCGACGCGCTCGGGCTCACCGCCGAGCAGCTCGCCGACCGGCTCGTGCCCGCCCTCGGCCTGGACGACGGCGGCCGGCTGACCCTGGACTACGGCCCCCGCCGGTTCGTCGTCGGCTTCGACGAGCAGCTCAAGCCCGTGATCGCGGACGAGGACGGCAGGCCCCGCAAGGCGCTGCCCAAGCCGGGCGCCAAGGACGACCCGGAGCTGGCCCCCGCCGCCTGCAAACGCTTCGCCGCCCTCAAGAAGGACGTCCGCACGATCGCGTCCGGCCAGCTCCAGCGGATGGAGCGGGCGATGACGTTCGGACGCACCTGGCCGGCGGACGAGTTCCGCCGGTACATCGTGGAGCACCCGCTCGTATGGCACATCGCCCGGCGGCTGGTGTGGCTGGGTGAGGACGGCGGAACGACGACCCAGTTCCGGATCGCCGAGGACCGCACCCTCGCCGACGTCGAGGACGACGCGTTCGTGCTCCCGGAGACCGCGAAGGTCCGCGTCGCCCACCCGGTGGACCTCGGTGAGGACGCCGTCAAGGCGTGGCTGGAGGTGTTCTCCGACTACGCGCTGACCCAGCCGTTCCCCCAGCTGACCCGCACGGTCCACGCGCTGACCGACGAGGAGCGCGCGTCCGGGCGGCTGGAGCGGTTCGAGGGCCTCAAGGTGCCCTACGGCGACGTGCTGGCACTGGTGCGGCGCGGCTGGGAACGCGGCACACCGCTGGACGCCGGGGTCGAACGGTGGATCTCCCGGCGCGTCGCCGACGACGTGCACGTCGTGATCGACCTGGATCCGGGCTTCGCGGTCGGTGCGCTGGACGCGACCGGCGACCACCAGACCCTGGAGTACGTGTGGATCGCCCCCGAACCCGACGACTACTGGCCCAGCAGGGGCACCCCGCTGACGTTCGGGTTGCTGCCCGCGGCCGTCGCGTCGGAGGTGCTGGCCGACCTGACCATGCTGGCCGAGGCGGCCGTCGCGCCGTGA